A window of Haloarcula marismortui ATCC 43049 genomic DNA:
CTCGTTGTCGTCGTCGAGTTCGAGGAACCGCGCGAGGTACTTCGAATACCCCAGATACCCCACGCTGAACGTCACCAGTACTGCCAGGACGATCCAGATTACCTGTGTCATGTGTGTGCATGAATGGTAACCAACATCAAGCTATTAATAGTTATTATATATTTCTTATACTTCTCAAGTCCGTCAGAATCCGCTCGGTCACACAGCTTCGACTGTCAGCGAAAATCTAATATCCGATTACTTATCGGTTATGCGCGGCCCGCACATAAGCGGCGGTCGGTGTTTCAGACGAACGTCGGCATCTCGGCATCCGTCTCGACGTCGAGTTCGGCGGCGACGTCGTCGAGCAGGTCGCCTTTCACCTCCGCCGTGCGGGTTGTGATTTCCGCGACCAGCGGCGGGTCGAGCGTCTCTCGGACCTCCTGTAGCCGTTCGTTCTCAGTCGCGACGCGGTCTCGGAGATACCGGGCCCCGCGGCCGTCCTCGTCGGGGTCCGGCTCGGGCGTGAGTTTGTTGGCGACGAGGCCACGAACCGAGAGGTCACGCTCCCGCATCTCGGCGATGGCGCGCCGCGTCTCGTTGACCGAGAGCTGGTCGGGGTTGAGCACGAGGAAGAAGGCGGCGTCGGCCTCCAGCGCGCCGCTGGCGAACTCGAAGAACTCCTTTCGGTCCTGCAGGCGGGCGAGCACCGGGTCGCCGTCCATCACGCGCCGGGGCTCGTTGTTGCCGATGGCGGCCTTCTCGAAGAGGTCGATGCTCTTTTCGCGTTTGTGCATCAGCCGGTCGATCCATCCTTCGAGGAACTCCGGCAGGCCGAGCAGTCGAAGGGTGCTGCCAGTCGGCGAGGTGTCGAAGACGACCCGGTCGTACGGGTCGGCGTTGCGCATCACGTCGACGAAGCGGTCGAACAGCGCCGACTCGTAGGCCCCCGGCGTCTGGTGGGCCATCTCTAGCTGCTGGTTGATTTCGTTGACCATCGCTGCCGACACCTGCTCGGAGAGGTCGTTGCGGATGCCGTCGAGGTGGCGCTGAGTCTCGGTTTCGGGGTCGATCTCCATCGCGTCAAGGCCGTCGATACCTTCGACGGCAGCCGGCTCGTCGCCAAACTGCTGGTCAAACACGTCCGAGACGGAGTGGGCCGGGTCCGTTGAGACGACGAGCGTGTCGAGGCCCGACCGTGCGGATTTGACGCCGTAGGCACAGGAGACGGTGGTCTTGCCGACCCCGCCCTTCCCGCCGAAGAAGACGAACGGCTCCATCAGAAGTGGTACTGCTGGCCTTTGCGTTCGATGTACGAGCCTCTGTCCCACAGCCGCCGCTCCCAGGCCTCGAAGGTGTCTTCGAGGTACGGCAGCAGTTCGGCGGTGTAGTACGACACCGGCGACGGGATGCCGAAGGCGTCGGGGAAACAGGCCAGCATGAACGCGTCCTCGATGTCCTCGGCCTCTTTCTCGATTTTCTCGTAGGCCGGGTGCGTTATCATGCCGTGGTACAGTCCGCGGGCCCATTCCCGTAGCGTCCGGCGAAAGCGCTCGATTCGGTCGGCCAGTTCCATCGTGGGTCATGTGTGCGAGAGGCACGGAGTAAAAGCTGTCGCAGTTACCCGTCGATAGTGCCCACGCGCTCTGGCGGGACAGCGGTCGTGTTCGGCTCCCGGAAACGAGGCGCGATTTGAAGGGAGGCGGCCCACAACGGGAGGTATGCGCGACACAATTCCCGTCACGATTCTCTCCGGAAGCCTCGGGGCCGGGAAGACGACGCTACTGAACCATCTGCTGACTGAGGCCGGTGACCGCGACATCGCCGTCCTCGTCAACGACATGGGGACGGTAAACGTCGACGCGGAACTCATCGCCGAGGGGTCCGAACTCGACGTCGACGACGGGGTCGCGGAGCTGTCGAACGGCTGTATCTGCTGTGAACTGCAGGACGACCTCGAAACCGCAGTCGTCCGGCTGGCGGACGACCGTGACTTCGACGCGCTGGTCGTCGAGTCCTCTGGCATCTCCGAGCCAGCGCCCGTCGCGCGGCTGTTCACAACCGAATCGCGCGTGGCGGCGCTCTATCGCGTCGACACGCTCGTGACGGTACTCGACACCCGGCTGTTTCTCGACTCGTTCGCCGGCGAGACGCCGGAACGCCGCGGAAGCGGCGAAGCGAGTGCCGATGGAGACGGCGACGACACAGAAGCCGACGGAGCCGACCGCCCGCTTTCGGACCTCATGGTCGAACAGGTCGAACTCTCGAACCTCGTCGTGCTGAACAAAACGGACCTCTGTACGGACGAGGAAATGGACGAAGCCGAGGAACTGGTGCGGGCGCTCCAGCCCGACGCCGAGACCATCCGAACGACCTTCTCACAGGTTGACCCCGACCGGCTGTTCGACCGCGCACTGTTCGACCAGACCGAAATCAGCGACCTGCCGGGCTGGAAGCGAGCGCTGGCCGAAAGCGGGCACGGTCACGGTGAAGGCAGTCACGACCACGGCGGCGACAGCCACGAAACCGATGCCCACGAAGGCGACACTGGCCACGGACACGACGACCACCACCATCCCGAGGAGGTGTACGGGGTCACGTCCTTCACCTACCGCCGCCGCCGGCCGTTCCACCCCGACCGGCTCGCCGAGGTACTGCAGGACCTGCCGTCGGGCGTCGTCCGTTCGAAGGGGACCGTCTGGCTGGCGGGCAGCGAGCGACGGGTCGTCATCGGCCAGGCCGGTCCTTCGATACGGGCGGAAGCACAGGGACCATGGATTGCGAGTCTCCCCGAAGTCGAGCAGGATATGTACCGCTCGAACCGACCAGAGCTTGACTGGCACGACGAGCATGGCGATCGCCGGACGGAGCTGGTGTTCATCGGGACGGACTACGACGAAAGCGCCCTTCGGACGGCACTGGACGACGCGCTGGTGACAGACGAAGAATGGACGGAGAGTGAGTCACTCACTGGACCGTTCCCGGCGGAGCAGGGCGAGGAGGCGGTGATTCGGAGCCCCTAGCAGGCGCAGTCACGGCCTGCCGAGCGCTCAAAGCGCATCTCCTCGCCACAGTCCGGACAGACCGGCTCGCCGTCTAAGTCGACATCTCTGATGCGAACGCCGCAGTCGTCACACCAGTACGCCCCCTTCGACCCATCGTCAGGGCGGGACTTCGCGTCCGGCTGTGACGTGAGTGCCTCCTTGACGCTGTCGAGGATGCTCATGGTTGTATATGTACATTGAGGCTACTAAACGTGCCGTGGTTGTGCGCGGTCGTCTCACGGGCATCGACAACCCGGCCGGACAGTAGCGGTATCGGCCGATTCAGCCTCCGGGCACATCCGCCGCCAGTTCCTCGATAGCTCGCTCTATTTCGTTGCCGCGCTTCCAGGCGGCGATGCGGTCGGCAAAGGGGAGTGGCAGATTCAGCGAAACGGTCGACCGCATCGTGACCCGAGAGCCGTTTTCCTCCGGCACGACGGTAATCCGGGTCTCCAGATGGTCGAACGGGCCGACCTCGCCCTCAGCGGTGTACCGGAGCCCGTCGTCGT
This region includes:
- a CDS encoding CobW family GTP-binding protein, with protein sequence MRDTIPVTILSGSLGAGKTTLLNHLLTEAGDRDIAVLVNDMGTVNVDAELIAEGSELDVDDGVAELSNGCICCELQDDLETAVVRLADDRDFDALVVESSGISEPAPVARLFTTESRVAALYRVDTLVTVLDTRLFLDSFAGETPERRGSGEASADGDGDDTEADGADRPLSDLMVEQVELSNLVVLNKTDLCTDEEMDEAEELVRALQPDAETIRTTFSQVDPDRLFDRALFDQTEISDLPGWKRALAESGHGHGEGSHDHGGDSHETDAHEGDTGHGHDDHHHPEEVYGVTSFTYRRRRPFHPDRLAEVLQDLPSGVVRSKGTVWLAGSERRVVIGQAGPSIRAEAQGPWIASLPEVEQDMYRSNRPELDWHDEHGDRRTELVFIGTDYDESALRTALDDALVTDEEWTESESLTGPFPAEQGEEAVIRSP
- a CDS encoding ArsA family ATPase; this translates as MEPFVFFGGKGGVGKTTVSCAYGVKSARSGLDTLVVSTDPAHSVSDVFDQQFGDEPAAVEGIDGLDAMEIDPETETQRHLDGIRNDLSEQVSAAMVNEINQQLEMAHQTPGAYESALFDRFVDVMRNADPYDRVVFDTSPTGSTLRLLGLPEFLEGWIDRLMHKREKSIDLFEKAAIGNNEPRRVMDGDPVLARLQDRKEFFEFASGALEADAAFFLVLNPDQLSVNETRRAIAEMRERDLSVRGLVANKLTPEPDPDEDGRGARYLRDRVATENERLQEVRETLDPPLVAEITTRTAEVKGDLLDDVAAELDVETDAEMPTFV